Proteins from a genomic interval of Salinarchaeum sp. Harcht-Bsk1:
- a CDS encoding succinylglutamate desuccinylase/aspartoacylase family protein, whose translation MPDAADFTFSGGKVEPGDTANLRFTVSETYLGDPVRIPVTIVNGAHPGPTVSLTAAAHGDELNGIEVVREVAHDWNHDDLHGTLVCLPVLNVPGFLAQQRYLPIYDRDINRSFPGDAESTSAKRIADSIFRNFIDPCDLGIDFHTSTRGRTNMLHVRADMADESVSRVARGFASNVIIDSEGPSGSLRREASEAGVPTITVEMGEAHRFQRGLIDRALTGVASVFAEFGLHPDAPVKWPGWRTVIEESANKTWLRADVGGIVDMHAKVGGLVREGESICTITSPFKMEDEVVEAPFTGLLVGVLENPVVYPGNPLCHVVKLTGDTLRALQKQQEDDIDGDGDAAV comes from the coding sequence ATGCCCGACGCGGCGGATTTCACCTTCAGCGGAGGCAAGGTCGAGCCAGGCGACACCGCCAACCTCCGCTTTACCGTTAGCGAGACGTACCTCGGCGACCCGGTGCGGATCCCTGTCACGATCGTCAACGGCGCCCACCCCGGCCCGACGGTCTCGCTCACGGCCGCGGCCCACGGCGACGAACTCAACGGAATCGAGGTCGTCCGCGAGGTCGCCCACGACTGGAACCACGACGACCTCCACGGCACGCTCGTCTGCCTGCCTGTCCTGAACGTCCCGGGATTCCTCGCCCAGCAGCGCTACCTCCCGATCTACGACCGCGACATCAACCGGTCCTTCCCCGGCGACGCCGAGTCCACGAGCGCCAAGCGGATCGCCGACTCCATCTTCCGGAACTTCATCGACCCCTGCGACCTCGGGATCGACTTCCACACCTCGACGCGCGGCCGGACCAACATGCTCCACGTCCGCGCGGACATGGCGGACGAGTCCGTGAGCCGGGTGGCCCGGGGCTTCGCCTCCAACGTCATCATCGACTCGGAGGGGCCGAGTGGCTCGCTGCGCCGGGAGGCGAGCGAAGCGGGCGTGCCGACGATCACCGTCGAGATGGGCGAGGCTCACCGCTTCCAGCGCGGACTCATCGACCGCGCGCTCACCGGCGTCGCGAGCGTCTTCGCCGAGTTCGGTCTCCACCCCGACGCTCCCGTCAAGTGGCCCGGCTGGCGGACCGTCATCGAGGAGAGCGCCAACAAGACGTGGCTCCGCGCCGACGTCGGCGGCATCGTCGACATGCACGCCAAAGTGGGCGGCCTCGTCCGGGAGGGCGAGTCGATCTGTACGATCACGAGCCCGTTCAAGATGGAGGACGAGGTCGTCGAAGCGCCGTTCACCGGGTTGCTCGTGGGCGTGCTCGAGAACCCCGTCGTCTATCCAGGGAACCCGCTGTGTCACGTCGTGAAGCTGACCGGCGACACGTTACGGGCCCTCCAGAAACAACAGGAGGACGACATCGACGGCGACGGCGACGCGGCGGTCTGA
- the aspS gene encoding aspartate--tRNA(Asn) ligase, with the protein MDDRTYAAEAEPGQTATIAGWVHEVRDLGGIAFVIVRDATGRIQVKVEKGEIDEDLEELATEVTRESVVEVTGPVEEEERAPTGVEMTIDSFEVVAEAEPELPLDPSGKVDAELPTRLDNRTLDTRKPEVKAIFEIRSTVLEAVREEFRNLRCTEITTPKIVATGTEGGTELFPITYFGQEAFMNQSPQLFKQLAAGGGFERVFEIGPIFRAEEHNTPRHLNEATSIDFEGAFCDAGDAMDVAEAIVTAAYEAVSEQNQRELELLDLEEEFAPPEGDFPRLTYEEAIERVNATGALDEQLVWGDDLSTEAEKALGEDVGRHYFITNWPSEVKPFYIKDTDEDPQESTGFDLMHPVMELVSGGQREHRHEQLVEGFEQQGLDPAQFEYYTKMFKYGMPPHAGFGLGAERLVMTMLDLDNIRETVLFPRDRQRLSP; encoded by the coding sequence ATGGACGACCGAACGTATGCTGCAGAGGCCGAACCCGGCCAGACCGCCACGATCGCCGGGTGGGTCCACGAGGTCCGGGACCTCGGGGGCATCGCCTTCGTGATCGTGCGAGACGCGACCGGACGCATCCAGGTGAAGGTCGAGAAGGGCGAGATCGACGAGGACCTCGAGGAACTGGCAACGGAAGTCACCCGCGAGAGCGTCGTCGAAGTCACCGGCCCCGTCGAGGAGGAGGAGCGCGCGCCGACCGGCGTCGAGATGACCATCGATTCCTTCGAGGTCGTCGCCGAGGCCGAACCCGAACTGCCGCTGGACCCCTCCGGCAAGGTCGACGCGGAGCTTCCGACGCGACTCGACAACCGGACGCTCGACACTCGAAAGCCCGAAGTGAAGGCGATCTTCGAGATCCGCTCGACGGTCCTCGAAGCGGTCCGCGAGGAGTTCCGTAACCTCCGCTGTACGGAGATCACGACGCCGAAGATCGTCGCGACCGGGACCGAGGGCGGCACGGAGCTGTTCCCGATCACGTACTTCGGCCAGGAGGCGTTCATGAACCAGAGCCCGCAGCTGTTCAAGCAGCTCGCCGCGGGCGGCGGCTTCGAGCGCGTCTTCGAGATCGGCCCGATCTTCCGCGCCGAGGAGCACAACACGCCGCGGCACCTCAACGAGGCGACGTCGATCGACTTCGAGGGCGCGTTCTGTGATGCCGGCGACGCGATGGACGTCGCGGAGGCGATCGTCACGGCGGCCTACGAGGCAGTGTCCGAGCAGAACCAGCGCGAGCTCGAGCTGCTCGACCTCGAGGAGGAGTTCGCCCCGCCGGAGGGCGACTTCCCCCGACTGACCTACGAGGAGGCCATCGAGCGCGTCAACGCGACCGGCGCCCTCGACGAGCAGCTCGTGTGGGGCGACGACCTCTCGACGGAGGCCGAGAAGGCCCTCGGCGAGGACGTCGGCCGGCACTACTTCATCACGAACTGGCCCAGCGAGGTCAAGCCCTTCTACATCAAGGACACCGACGAGGACCCCCAGGAGTCCACCGGCTTCGACCTCATGCACCCCGTCATGGAGCTCGTTTCCGGCGGCCAGCGCGAACACCGCCACGAGCAACTGGTGGAGGGCTTCGAACAGCAGGGCCTCGACCCCGCGCAGTTCGAGTACTACACGAAGATGTTCAAGTACGGCATGCCGCCCCACGCTGGCTTCGGCCTCGGCGCCGAGCGCCTGGTGATGACGATGCTGGACCTGGACAACATCCGCGAGACTGTTCTGTTCCCGCGAGACCGGCAGCGGCTGAGCCCGTAA
- a CDS encoding sulfatase: MNVFVIDVDSLRPDHLGIYGYDKPTSPNIDDFAEDAIRFDRAYVANSPCMPSRAALLSGRHGVSNGIETHGPRSQVLSSPDSWTDYDGDIFDAAPQYRTLPEVFFDAGEAAVAVSSFPRHPSPWFYQLWTDFHHPREPTTGGPGETTDPSRLENFQTPRGSTVTDLAIDALDDLDRRGGDGLCYLQYWDPHAPYLRSDEAVEPFRDGELPPYPTQEQIETHREWDRWRSAADPAFEHSLRHSVYDEVENREALGELIAHYDAEISYVDEQVGRFLDELRSRDLYADSLIVLTADHGEEFGEHGLYREHWSTHDGTQRVPLLVKPPADSAGASDADAAAASAAGESRDALVTNVDYAATIADYADLDASGAWQGASLRPVLEDPETDWRDRIVVDHGLYTAQRAVRTDRWKFVRTYDDGEWDLPERALFDMREDPWEQENLIDEHPEVAAELEREMAVWVEHHVGEEGDELRHVARSGPAGLELYQ, translated from the coding sequence GTGAACGTCTTCGTCATCGACGTCGACTCGCTCCGGCCGGACCACCTCGGCATCTACGGCTACGACAAGCCCACGTCTCCGAACATCGACGACTTCGCGGAGGACGCGATTCGCTTCGACCGTGCCTACGTCGCGAACTCGCCGTGCATGCCCTCCCGCGCGGCACTGCTCTCGGGTCGCCACGGCGTCTCGAACGGCATCGAGACGCACGGGCCGCGCTCGCAGGTCCTCTCCTCGCCCGATTCCTGGACGGACTACGATGGCGACATCTTCGACGCCGCGCCGCAGTATCGCACGCTTCCGGAGGTCTTCTTCGACGCCGGCGAGGCCGCGGTCGCGGTCTCCTCGTTCCCGCGCCATCCCTCGCCGTGGTTCTACCAGCTCTGGACTGACTTCCACCACCCGCGCGAGCCCACGACCGGCGGTCCGGGCGAGACGACCGATCCCAGCCGCCTCGAGAACTTCCAGACGCCACGTGGCTCGACCGTCACCGACCTCGCCATCGACGCGCTCGACGACCTCGACCGCCGCGGCGGCGACGGCCTCTGTTACCTGCAGTACTGGGATCCCCACGCGCCCTACCTCCGGAGCGACGAGGCGGTCGAGCCGTTCCGCGACGGCGAGCTACCGCCCTACCCCACGCAGGAGCAGATCGAGACCCACCGCGAGTGGGATCGCTGGCGCAGCGCGGCGGACCCGGCCTTCGAACACTCGCTCCGGCACTCCGTGTACGACGAGGTCGAAAATCGCGAGGCACTCGGCGAACTGATCGCCCACTACGACGCCGAGATCAGCTACGTCGACGAACAGGTCGGCCGATTCCTCGACGAACTCCGATCCCGCGACCTGTACGCCGACTCGCTGATCGTCCTCACCGCCGACCACGGCGAGGAGTTCGGCGAGCACGGCCTGTATCGCGAGCACTGGAGCACCCACGACGGCACCCAGCGGGTCCCGCTGCTCGTAAAGCCGCCAGCGGATTCCGCCGGTGCCTCGGACGCCGACGCGGCAGCAGCGTCCGCTGCCGGCGAATCGCGCGACGCCCTCGTCACGAACGTCGACTACGCTGCGACGATCGCCGACTACGCCGATCTCGACGCCTCCGGCGCGTGGCAGGGCGCCTCGCTCCGCCCGGTCCTCGAGGACCCCGAGACCGACTGGCGCGACCGGATCGTCGTCGATCACGGCCTCTACACTGCCCAGCGTGCCGTCCGGACCGACCGCTGGAAGTTCGTCCGCACCTACGACGACGGCGAGTGGGACCTGCCCGAACGGGCGCTGTTCGACATGCGCGAGGATCCCTGGGAGCAGGAGAACCTGATCGATGAGCACCCGGAGGTCGCCGCCGAACTGGAACGCGAGATGGCGGTCTGGGTCGAGCACCACGTCGGCGAGGAGGGCGACGAACTCAGACACGTCGCGCGGAGCGGTCCCGCCGGTCTTGAGCTGTATCAGTAG
- a CDS encoding DNA topoisomerase I, with product MDLIVTEKDNAARRIAEILSDGSADVDRRGDVAVYRWGDRACVGLSGHVVGVDFPPEYSDWRDVEPVELIDAPIEKRATQEGIVSTLKSLAKKADRVTIATDYDREGELIGKEAYELVRDVNEDVPIDRVRFSSITQTEVRTAFNDPDEIDFDLAAAGEARQVIDLIWGAALTRFLSLSSRQLGEDFISVGRVQTPTLKLLVDREREIRAFDPEDYWELFADLEKREDGDTSATFESQYFYLDAEDTEAERVWDEEAAEAVEQVLAADAAAATVEDVNRRTRTDAPPAPFNTTAFIRAAGAVGYGAQRAMSIAEDLYTAGFITYPRTDNTVYPDDLDPEELVSAYEGHPTLGEDAEALLEAGLNDPTEGDDETTDHPPIHPTGEWPDRGELSDDEWEVFELVVRRFFATVADPARWEHLRVTAAVPAGDALSDPAAVLPDGGTEVSLKANGKRLLEAGYHDVYPYFSTSENFVPDVSEGEVLPIDDSRLEAKQTQPPRRYGQSRLIETMEDMGIGTKSTRHNTIEKLYDRGYIEGDPPRPTELAMAVVEAAEEYADTVVSEDMTAQLEADMTAIAEGEIDLDEVTEESREMLDTVFEELVESREEIGDLLRESLKADKALGECPECGEDLLLRESRYGGSFVGCDGYPDCEYTLPLPDSGEPLLLEERCETHGLRHVKMLAGRNTFVHGCPLCRKEEAGEGEILGDCPECGTAHGGELAIKTLENGSRLVGCTRYPDCDYSLPLPRNGEIEVTDETCDQHGLPELLVKDDEDDDEPWELGCPICNYREYQARESESGSDLEALDGVGAATAEKLMDAGVESIEDLVDADADRIAADVDGVSADRLREWKAKA from the coding sequence ATGGACCTGATCGTCACCGAGAAGGACAACGCGGCCCGCCGCATCGCGGAGATCCTGAGCGACGGGAGCGCCGACGTCGATCGCCGGGGTGACGTCGCCGTCTACCGGTGGGGCGACCGCGCCTGCGTCGGCCTCTCCGGGCACGTCGTCGGCGTCGACTTCCCGCCGGAGTACTCCGACTGGCGCGACGTCGAACCAGTCGAACTGATCGACGCTCCGATCGAGAAGCGCGCGACCCAGGAGGGGATCGTGAGCACGCTCAAATCGCTCGCGAAAAAAGCCGATCGCGTCACGATCGCCACTGACTACGACCGCGAGGGCGAGTTGATCGGGAAGGAGGCTTACGAACTGGTGCGGGACGTCAACGAGGACGTCCCGATCGACCGCGTGCGCTTCTCCTCGATCACGCAAACGGAGGTCCGCACCGCGTTCAACGATCCCGACGAGATCGACTTCGACCTCGCAGCGGCCGGCGAGGCCCGGCAGGTCATCGACCTGATCTGGGGCGCCGCACTCACCCGGTTCCTCTCGCTGTCATCGCGCCAGCTCGGCGAGGACTTCATCTCCGTCGGGCGGGTCCAGACGCCGACCCTCAAGCTCCTCGTGGATCGCGAGCGGGAGATCCGCGCGTTCGACCCCGAGGACTACTGGGAGCTGTTCGCCGACCTGGAGAAGCGGGAGGACGGAGACACGTCGGCGACGTTCGAGTCGCAGTACTTCTACCTGGACGCCGAGGACACCGAGGCCGAGCGCGTCTGGGACGAGGAAGCTGCCGAAGCAGTCGAGCAGGTGCTCGCTGCCGACGCCGCGGCCGCGACCGTCGAGGACGTCAACCGTCGCACCCGCACCGACGCCCCGCCCGCACCCTTCAACACCACCGCGTTCATCCGCGCCGCCGGCGCCGTGGGCTACGGCGCCCAGCGCGCGATGTCGATCGCCGAGGACCTCTACACGGCCGGGTTCATCACCTACCCGCGGACGGACAACACGGTCTATCCCGACGACCTCGACCCCGAGGAGCTGGTGTCGGCCTACGAGGGCCACCCCACACTCGGCGAAGACGCCGAAGCGCTGCTCGAGGCGGGCCTGAACGACCCCACGGAGGGCGACGACGAGACGACCGACCACCCGCCGATCCACCCGACCGGCGAGTGGCCCGACCGGGGCGAACTCTCCGACGACGAGTGGGAGGTCTTCGAACTCGTCGTCCGGCGCTTCTTCGCGACCGTCGCCGACCCCGCACGCTGGGAGCACCTCCGCGTCACCGCGGCGGTGCCCGCCGGCGACGCTCTCTCCGATCCCGCAGCAGTCCTGCCCGACGGCGGCACCGAGGTCAGCCTGAAGGCCAACGGGAAGCGCCTGCTCGAAGCGGGCTACCACGACGTCTATCCGTACTTCTCCACCAGCGAGAACTTCGTCCCCGACGTGAGCGAGGGCGAGGTCCTCCCGATCGACGACTCGCGGCTCGAGGCCAAGCAGACCCAGCCGCCCCGGCGGTACGGCCAGTCCCGGCTCATCGAGACGATGGAGGACATGGGCATCGGGACGAAGTCCACCCGCCACAACACCATCGAGAAGCTCTACGACCGCGGCTACATCGAGGGCGATCCGCCGCGGCCCACCGAACTGGCGATGGCCGTCGTCGAGGCCGCCGAGGAGTACGCGGATACCGTGGTCAGCGAGGACATGACCGCCCAGCTCGAAGCGGACATGACCGCGATCGCGGAGGGCGAGATCGACCTCGACGAGGTCACCGAGGAGTCCCGCGAGATGCTCGATACCGTCTTCGAGGAGCTCGTCGAGTCCCGCGAGGAGATCGGCGACCTCCTGCGGGAGTCGCTCAAGGCCGACAAGGCCCTCGGCGAGTGCCCCGAGTGCGGCGAGGACCTCCTCCTCCGGGAGTCCCGCTACGGCGGCTCCTTCGTCGGCTGCGACGGCTACCCCGACTGCGAGTACACGCTGCCGCTGCCGGACTCCGGCGAGCCCCTCTTGCTCGAAGAACGCTGTGAGACCCACGGCCTCCGCCACGTCAAGATGCTCGCCGGGCGCAACACGTTCGTCCACGGCTGCCCGCTCTGCCGGAAGGAAGAGGCCGGCGAGGGCGAGATTCTGGGCGACTGTCCCGAGTGCGGAACCGCTCACGGCGGGGAGCTCGCTATCAAGACCCTGGAGAACGGATCGCGGCTGGTGGGCTGTACGCGCTATCCCGACTGCGACTACTCGCTGCCGTTGCCCCGAAACGGCGAGATCGAGGTGACCGACGAGACGTGCGACCAGCACGGGCTCCCGGAGCTACTGGTCAAAGACGACGAGGACGACGACGAGCCCTGGGAGCTCGGCTGCCCGATCTGCAACTACCGCGAGTACCAGGCCCGGGAGTCCGAGTCCGGAAGCGACCTCGAAGCGCTGGACGGCGTCGGCGCGGCGACGGCTGAGAAGCTGATGGACGCCGGCGTCGAGAGCATCGAGGACCTCGTGGACGCCGACGCGGATCGCATCGCCGCGGACGTCGACGGCGTGAGCGCGGATAGATTGCGCGAGTGGAAGGCGAAGGCCTGA
- a CDS encoding MATE family efflux transporter: MTTGPITSRLFYLAWPLVVGNLLQTLYNLADMFWVGRVSSEAVAAVSLMFPLSWLFVSTAMGLSAATIAMVSQHVGAGNDRRADAVVGQTMLLAVAVASALAIAGYLGRHELMYLIGARGDVRVEALRYIEVIFLSLPLTFLFIAFRAALQGAGDTKTAMWLVAISAVANAVVDPFVILGVGPLPAMGVRGAAWATFGARGLAAAVGVYILLRGDWGIKLHPGDLRPDRELLAKLVDVGYPSTLDGWARSFAAVAMAGLVARFGEAATAAYGIGIRYMSVTWTVSGAVGQATATGVGQNLGAESPDRAASVAYRATAATMALLFAAGGLVWLVPATAMRIFVDDPAVVDEGVRFLRIVTIAWGFFGGLMVLQGAFRGAGSTRIAMALSLCSRWLFRIPLAVGLAFGWAITIPLLGVEIAALDWGAVGLWWAYAVGAIASFALGLVWFLRGTWTEGVIDRADEVPTDSTASGGTAGDTRSGTDPARTTETDVPDE, translated from the coding sequence ATGACGACGGGGCCGATCACGTCCAGACTCTTCTACCTCGCGTGGCCCCTCGTCGTCGGCAACCTCCTCCAGACGCTCTACAACCTCGCCGATATGTTCTGGGTCGGGCGGGTCAGCTCGGAGGCCGTCGCCGCGGTCTCCCTGATGTTCCCGCTCTCCTGGCTGTTCGTCTCGACGGCGATGGGGCTCTCCGCCGCGACGATCGCGATGGTCTCCCAGCACGTCGGCGCGGGGAACGACCGCCGCGCGGACGCCGTCGTCGGCCAGACGATGCTCCTCGCGGTCGCCGTCGCCTCGGCCCTTGCGATCGCCGGCTACCTCGGCCGTCACGAACTCATGTACCTGATCGGCGCACGCGGTGACGTCCGCGTCGAGGCCCTGCGCTACATCGAGGTGATCTTCCTCTCCCTGCCGCTCACCTTCCTCTTCATCGCCTTCCGCGCCGCGCTCCAGGGCGCCGGCGACACGAAAACCGCGATGTGGCTCGTCGCGATCTCCGCCGTCGCGAACGCGGTCGTGGATCCGTTCGTGATCCTCGGCGTCGGCCCGCTGCCTGCGATGGGCGTCCGCGGTGCGGCCTGGGCGACGTTCGGCGCTCGCGGACTGGCCGCCGCGGTCGGCGTCTACATCCTTCTCCGGGGCGACTGGGGCATCAAACTCCACCCCGGAGACCTCCGCCCCGATCGGGAACTGCTCGCCAAACTCGTCGACGTCGGCTATCCCTCTACGCTCGACGGCTGGGCGCGTTCCTTCGCCGCCGTGGCAATGGCGGGCCTCGTCGCACGCTTCGGCGAGGCGGCGACCGCGGCCTACGGCATCGGGATCCGGTATATGTCCGTGACGTGGACGGTGTCTGGAGCGGTCGGGCAGGCGACGGCCACCGGCGTCGGCCAGAACCTCGGGGCGGAGTCCCCCGATCGCGCGGCCTCCGTCGCCTACCGAGCGACGGCTGCGACGATGGCGCTGCTGTTCGCGGCCGGCGGGCTCGTCTGGCTCGTGCCGGCGACGGCGATGCGAATCTTCGTCGACGATCCGGCCGTCGTCGACGAAGGCGTTCGCTTCCTCCGGATCGTCACGATCGCCTGGGGCTTCTTCGGCGGGCTGATGGTCCTCCAGGGTGCGTTCCGCGGCGCCGGCTCGACCCGGATCGCGATGGCGCTCTCGCTGTGCTCGCGGTGGCTCTTCCGTATTCCGCTGGCAGTGGGCCTGGCCTTCGGCTGGGCGATCACGATTCCGCTGCTCGGCGTCGAGATCGCCGCGCTCGATTGGGGTGCGGTGGGGCTGTGGTGGGCCTACGCCGTCGGTGCGATCGCCTCCTTCGCCCTCGGACTCGTCTGGTTCCTCCGGGGTACCTGGACGGAGGGCGTCATCGACCGTGCTGACGAGGTGCCGACGGACTCGACAGCGAGCGGCGGGACGGCGGGTGACACCCGGTCGGGAACTGACCCCGCGAGGACTACCGAGACGGACGTCCCCGACGAGTAG
- a CDS encoding phosphoglycerol geranylgeranyltransferase, whose translation MTAPWTEWDHILKIDPDKELVDGETFADVCQTGTDALEIGGTLDITSEKMSRVIEACAEYDVPLYQEPSNPAVVVDDEAVDGFLVPVVFNAGDMAWMTGFHKEWVKTDHVDWARTTTEGYIILNPDSSVGQLTEADCDLDAEDVAAYAEIAEEMFGQEIVYLEYSGMLGDPEKVRAAADVLEETTLFYGGGIHDYDSAHTMASEADVVIVGDLVHEEGVDAVQETVQGAKDA comes from the coding sequence ATGACCGCGCCGTGGACGGAGTGGGATCACATCCTGAAGATCGATCCCGACAAGGAACTCGTCGATGGCGAGACCTTCGCCGACGTCTGCCAGACCGGTACGGACGCCCTGGAGATCGGCGGCACGCTCGACATCACCAGCGAGAAGATGAGCCGCGTGATCGAGGCCTGTGCCGAGTACGACGTGCCGCTCTATCAGGAGCCGAGCAACCCCGCGGTCGTCGTCGACGACGAGGCCGTGGACGGCTTCCTCGTGCCCGTCGTGTTCAACGCCGGCGACATGGCCTGGATGACCGGCTTCCACAAGGAGTGGGTCAAGACCGACCACGTCGACTGGGCTCGGACGACGACGGAGGGTTACATCATCCTGAATCCGGATTCCAGCGTCGGCCAGCTCACCGAGGCGGACTGCGATCTCGACGCCGAGGACGTCGCGGCCTACGCCGAGATCGCAGAGGAGATGTTCGGCCAGGAGATCGTCTACCTCGAGTACTCGGGCATGCTCGGCGACCCCGAGAAGGTCCGGGCAGCTGCAGACGTACTCGAGGAGACGACGCTGTTCTACGGCGGCGGCATCCACGACTACGACTCGGCGCACACGATGGCCAGCGAGGCCGACGTCGTGATCGTCGGCGACCTCGTCCACGAGGAGGGCGTCGACGCCGTTCAGGAAACGGTGCAGGGCGCGAAGGACGCCTGA